A stretch of the Theileria equi strain WA chromosome 1, complete sequence genome encodes the following:
- a CDS encoding hypothetical protein (encoded by transcript BEWA_018590A) codes for MDDVLKFEDLYSWKNDNDQSVFIDSRNGILVYQNTIETSIHILDARDRSTIFKSNRFSVPLCESISLSPDRNFILYWFNDPMTIGICHLTNSDSDDILLDPLQYDDSIVLRVFWAEFNPSDISFIVVSNNRIDVFNLVLESLLLRTINRKFVSCTDAWNDMDGCYFVLLKHNQVLQPYKFLNKELISMPEVGLNLSYGYQIQHSEISIAKVYDSTYCIYKDVSNGIISLRSLSHNVHDKVIEVESKGWLEICIIDNLLLILTGSGDAHIFDIGLKSDYLIAKVFQRRPPISSISNDIEAFFPNFIVDFYGGFSYAVSIDYNAIALFLSRNFTEAMLAEFFQRRTSCTSHILDIVFQSIFNKIPISDMLVLFSATILPYSDVLVRINKARGTKPKNSAIPLKLINKYVENKSIVTEYNFATEVLYPYITKEWDFKHGINIFDYALVIICNNNGYNIKNILGAEGMTDSFPQIILDIVDPYRRPTDHYIVESLIVSGTFRTKYDELNSYFDSKSDTKLKDKNKTPYIITVILCYMKGLVLHKLYPSNILLLVLFDICILYNELNLVTYFLRSRIIRDSSYICYRLFFLSKVLNSDSIKQLAFDMALRLNIYDICVSIAISNKEYYKILLLLKNENVNTISLERILYSAANDIMEQQKRPYLWPLMISFIQSWIEENDLDPEKLNAPNLDGCQMWLPHAVL; via the exons ATGGATGATGTACTGAAGTTCGAAGACCTTTATAGCTGgaag AATGATAATGATCAATCCGTTTTTATTGATTCCAGGAATGGAATTCTCGTATACCAAAATACAATCGAAACGAGTATTCACATACTTGATGCTCGCGATCGCAGCACGATTTTCAAGAGTAACAGATTTTCGGTCCCACTTTGCGAATCTATATCCCTTTCCCCAGACAGGAACTTCATACTGTATTGGTTTAATGACCCTATGACGATAGGAATATGTCATTTAACTAACAGCGATTCGGATGATATATTACTCGATCCTTTGCAGTATGATGATTCTATTGTATTAAGGGTTTTTTGGGCCGAATTTAACCCTTCTGACATATCATTCATTGTAGTTTCGAACAATAGAATTGATGTATTCAATCTTGTCCTTGAAAGTTTATTATTAAGGACAATAAATAGGAAATTTGTTAGTTGCACTGATGCCTGGAATGATATGGATGGATGTTATTTTGTCCTTTTAAAGCACAACCAAGTATTGCAACCTTACAAGTTTTTGAACAAAGAACTAATATCCATGCCAGAGGTTGGATTGAATCTATCTTATGGTTATCAGATACAACACAGTGAAATATCTATTGCAAAGGTTTACGATTCCACATATTGTATCTACAAGGATGTTTCTAATGGAATAATCTCCCTAAGGTCATTAAGTCATAACGTTCATGACAAGGTTATAGAAGTGGAAAGTAAGGGTTGGCTTGAAATTTGCATTATTGACAATTTACTACTTATACTCACAGGCAGCGGAGATGCACatatttttgatattgGTCTTAAAAGTGATTATCTCATAGCAAAGGTATTTCAAAGAAGACCCCCTATTTCTTCTATTTCAAATGACATTGAAG cattttttccaaatttcATTGTTGATTTTTATGGTGGGTTTTCTTATGCTGTATCAATAGATTACAATGCTATCGCACTTTTTCTTTCAAGAAATTTTACAGAG GCAATGTTGGCTGAATTTTTTCAAAGACGAACGTCTTGTACTTCTCATATTTTAGATATTGTTTTTCAATCTATATTTAACAA GATACCAATTTCCGATATGCTTGTTCTCTTTTCCGCCACTATTCTCCCGTATTCAGATGTATTAGTAAG GATTAACAAGGCTAGGGGAACTAAACCGAAGAATTCTGCAATCCCATTAAAGTTGATAAATAAATATGTAGAAAATAAGTCAATAGTAACAGAATATAATTTTGCTACAGAAGTTTTATACCCATATATAACTAAG GAATGGGATTTTAAACATGggataaatatttttgacTATGCATTAGTTATTATTTGCAATAATAATGGTTataacattaaaaatattttgggAGCAGAAGGTATGACTGATTCATTCCCACAAATTATTTTAGATATCGTTGATCCTTACAGACGGCCTACGGATCATTATATTGTAGAAAGTCTAATAGTTTCTGGAACTTTTAGAACGAAGTATGATGAACTGAACAGTTATTTTGACTCGAAATCTGACACAAAACTTAAGGATAAGAACAAAACTCCCTATATTATTACCGTGATACTGTGCTATATGAAGGGACTTGTACTTCACAAACTATATCCTTCAAACATTCTCTTATTAGTGTTGTTTGACATTTGCATTTTATATAATGAGTTGAACCTTGTAACCTATTTTCTCCGTTCAAGAATAATTAGGGATTCTTCTTACATATGTTATCGGCTTTTTTTCCTATCCAAAGTTTTGAATAGTGATTCTATTAAGCAGTTGGCATTTGATATGGCTTTACGTCTAAACATCTACGATATTTGTGTTTCCATTGCAATATCGAATAAAGAG tattataaaatattaCTTCTTcttaaaaatgaaaatgtaaacACTATTTCACTTGAGCGTATATTGTACAGCGCAGCAAATGATATTATGGAACAACAGAAGCGTCCATATCTTTGGCCTCTTATGATTTCGTTTATACAATCCTGGATTGAGGAAAACGATCTAGATCCAGAGAAACTGAATGCACCTAATCTTGATGGCTGCCAGATGTGGTTGCCACATGCagttttgtaa
- a CDS encoding hypothetical protein (encoded by transcript BEWA_018600A): MRKHYLKCAKTKINVSNISYGKFLGDDFIMSKYSEVDGNDINIEKSTELYSISNPSMMSSDHLVSLLKTVTNRRGIPSLFIRKIEPFLLVKLEDFSLKNIYEIICLLKFAKTVPDNILNVLLKLVDKEIQKTTPESLDVKLVIDAFLKLVDLYREKDFPVMEATTWIDKYVDYFDIFQLLGAIKVYKRFIGKIETEKLEKLTLKVFSKPLGTFLGNRFTLNHCNVVANTLDLISLNSLHNANSKFISHLHTKEYTKKVLYPLIKENLKLFTADNITKIVESIRVIGEPYPTDILDSLSSIYIKHISQYSFENMMIIIKNMTQMKFHSDNLLINTLTFLPRKIQSIDSVENIMLLLDNYLENQHISEYFKIFVTQQMLQLAYKVGNRHHKELTIKLNRMLHNMPKAGGAGDDDRYIEDIINYKLM; the protein is encoded by the exons ATGAGGAAACATTATCTTAAATGCGCAAAAACCAAGATTAATGTCAGCAATATTAGCTATGGGAAGTTTTTAGGAGATGATTTTATCATGAGCAAGTATTCAGA GGTAGATGGAAATGACATAAATATAGAAAAGAGTACTGAGCTCTATTCCATCTCAAATCCTTCCATGATGTCTTCGGATCATTTGGTTTCTCTCCTAAAAACCGTAACTAATAGAAGAGGAATTCCTTCCCTATTTATTAGGAAAATTGAACCATTTTTGTTAGTAAAACTTGAAGATTTTTCATTAAAAAACATTTATGAGATAATATGTTTGCTGAAATTTGCTAAAACAGTTCCAGATAACATACTCAATGTCTTATTAAAGTTAGTAGACAAAGAAATACAGAAAACCACACCTGAATCATTAGATGTCAAATTAGTAATAGATGCATTTCTAAAATTGGTAGATCTCTATAGGGAAAAAGACTTCCCAGTCATGGAAGCCACAACATGGATCGATAAATATGTAGATTACTTCGATATATTCCAACTATTGGGGGCAATTAAGGTATACAAAAGGTttattggaaaaattgAAACTGAAAAACTAGAAAAATTAACGTTGAAAGTTTTTTCTAAACCGTTGGGCACTTTTTTAGGCAATAGATTTACATTAAATCATTGTAATGTTGTGGCTAATACTTTGGATCTAATTTCATTAAATAGTCTACATAATGCAAATTCCAAATTTATCTCACATTTACATACCAAAGAATATACAAAAAAAGTTTTATACCCACTAATTAAagaaaatttaaaattgtttACTGCTGAtaatataacaaaaattgttgAATCCATCAGAGTTATAGGAGAACCATATCCTACAGATATTCTAGATTCTTTATCCAGTATATACATCAAACATATATCGCAATATTCATTTGAG AATATGATGATTAttataaaaaatatgaCCCAAATGAAGTTTCACAGTGACAATTTATTAATCAACACATTGACTTTTCTTCCGAGAAAAATACAATCAATAGATTCTGTTGAAAATATTATGCTGCTGTTAGATAATTATTTAGAAAATCAGCATATCAGTGAATATTTTAAGATCTTTGTAACTCAGCAAATGTTACAATTGGCATATAAAGTAGGGAACAGACATCATAAG GAATTAACTATAAAGTTAAATAGGATGCTCCATAATATGCCAAAAGCTGGAGGAGCTGGTGATGATGACAGATACATTGAAGACATCataaattacaaattaatgtag
- a CDS encoding hypothetical protein (encoded by transcript BEWA_018610A) → MEKEDREGKQSEDLEPSRCNPTDVYDKHKYETSATEFVIEQMLYVLGGYILAPSPLPSDAINLWSCKDIEKTQSCEYCSCDRSEIAFPQVSVELFDRRIVFVSTKRACKDCYDILNLKKIKSAVENTLIGNPEGFERIRAQFAKVNRIENKEKVIQDLISIATSLNLILRYQYVLYQ, encoded by the exons TGCAACCCAACCGATGTATAtgataaacataaatatGAAACAAGCGCTACAGAATTTGTTATTGAACAGATGCTATATGTATTAGGTGGATACATACTCGCTCCCTCACCCCTTCCATCTGATGCGATAAATCTATGGTCATGTAAAGATATTGAAAAAACACAGTCATGTGAATATTGTTCATGTGATAGATCAGAGATCGCCTTTCCGCAGGTTTCAGTAGAACTTTTTGATAGAAGAATCGTATTTGTATCCACAAAG AGGGCTTGTAAAGACTGttatgatattttaaatctcAAAAAGATTAAATCTGCGGTTGAAAATACACTAATAGGAAATCCGGAAGGATTTGAAAGAATCCGTGCACAGTTCGCAAAAGTTAACAGGATAGAAAACAAAGAAAAAGTGATACAAGATTTAATATCTATAGCAACAAGTCTGAATTTAATTTTGAGGTATCAGTATGTTCTCTATCAATAA